Within the Opitutales bacterium genome, the region GCTATCGTAATACGGCGGAATCACATAGCCCCCATAGGCATGAGAGTCGATCCGCACGCCATGGCCGCCTGGAGCGTAGTAGAGCCCAATCTCTCCGGGGCAGGGAGCGAAGTTGCGCGATGGATCCTCGGCATTCACCCGGCACTCAATCGCGTGGCGGATTATTTTAACATCGCTCTGGCTATACTCGAGCTTCTTGCCGCTCGCAATGAGGAGCTGCTCTTTCACAAGATCGATCCCAGTCACCGCCTCGGTCACGCCGTGCTCGACCTGGATGCGGGTATTCATCTCGATGAAGTAAAAGTTTCCGTGCTTATCGACCAAGAACTCGATGGTGCCGGCATTGGTATATTCGGCCGCTTTGGCTGCGGCGACGGAGGCCTGCCCCATCTTCTTGCGGAGCTTATCGGACAAGAATGGAGATGGAGCCTCCTCAATCAGCTTTTGGTGACGGCGTTGGACGGAGCAATCACGCTCACCCAAGTGGATGATGTTGCCGTGCTCGTCGGCCAGCACTTGAAACTCGATATGGCGCGGGGCTTCGATAAATTTCTCGATATAGACGTCACCATTTCCAAAGGCCTTCGCCGCCTCATTGCGCGCCGCATTAAATTCTTTCTTGAAAGCGACTGAGTTGTGCGCCGTGCGCATGCCCTTACCACCGCCACCGGCAACAGCTTTAATAATGACGGGAAATCCGATCCCTTCAGCAACACGCAGAGCTTCAGTCTCATCGGCGATCGGTCCATCACTGCCAGGAACTGTGGGAACACCGGCTTTCTTGACCACCTCGCGTGCTGTGGCCTTGTCGCCCATCATATTGATCGCCTCAGAGCGCGGGCCCACAAACTTGATGTTACACTTTTCACACTGCTCTGCGAACTCCGCATTTTCCGCGAGAAATCCGTAGCCAGGGTGAATGGCGTCCACATCAGCGATCTCCGCCGCACTCATGATGCGGTCTGCTTTTAAGTAGCTGTCGACGCCTTGAGCCGGCCCAATGCAGATAGCAGCATCGGCGAGCTGCACATGGAGCGACTGCTCATCTGCCTCAGAATAGACGGCAAGGGTCTGAATGCCCAATTCGCGACATGCGCGCACGATACGCAGAGCAATTTCTCCGCGATTGGCTATAAGAAGTTTCTTGATCATGCCTGAGGGCAGCCTACTTGAGCTTGAAGAGTGGCTGACCGTATTCTACCGGCGCACCATTCTCGACGAGGATTTCGACAAT harbors:
- the accC gene encoding acetyl-CoA carboxylase biotin carboxylase subunit, coding for MIKKLLIANRGEIALRIVRACRELGIQTLAVYSEADEQSLHVQLADAAICIGPAQGVDSYLKADRIMSAAEIADVDAIHPGYGFLAENAEFAEQCEKCNIKFVGPRSEAINMMGDKATAREVVKKAGVPTVPGSDGPIADETEALRVAEGIGFPVIIKAVAGGGGKGMRTAHNSVAFKKEFNAARNEAAKAFGNGDVYIEKFIEAPRHIEFQVLADEHGNIIHLGERDCSVQRRHQKLIEEAPSPFLSDKLRKKMGQASVAAAKAAEYTNAGTIEFLVDKHGNFYFIEMNTRIQVEHGVTEAVTGIDLVKEQLLIASGKKLEYSQSDVKIIRHAIECRVNAEDPSRNFAPCPGEIGLYYAPGGHGVRIDSHAYGGYVIPPYYDSMISKVITYGRNRELALDRMNRALSEYIIRGIKTTIPFTKAIVNDPVFRQGEATTKFVEEFMNRAPEDSFTQSDFFA